The sequence CATTCTCGATGAGCGCTCTTTGGTTCTAACGATTTCCGATAATGGTTGCGGTATTCCTGTTGAAGAAAGAGACAAGGTGACAAGGCGCCTCTATCGGCTTGAGAAAAGCCGTACCACACCCGGGTCGGGGTTGGGATTGTCCATGGTTAAGGCGATTGCCGACCTGCATGCGGCCGATCTGCAACTGGGCGACAATAACCCTGGTCTCCGAACATCTATCCGTTTCCCGCTATAGGCCAAAGCCCGGTCCGCCGAAGGTAAAATCTCCATGACGAAATATCTTGAGCCCTTGCTTGGCATGATCGGCTCCCATCCCAACTTTGCGATGTTGGCGGTGTTTATTGTTGCCATGACCGAGGCCATCTTTCTGGTGGGCTTGTTTGTGCCCTCTACGGTCATTCTGGTTACTGCGGGGTCTCTGATTGGCGCAGGCAGCCTTCCTCTGATGCCCATTTTTGCCTTCACGATGATGGTGGCGATTGTCGGTGATGGCGTCTCAGATTGGATTGGCCATCATTTCAAAGGGCGGATCCGGTCTATGTGGCCGTTTCGCAATTTCTCAAGCTTGTTTCAAAGAGGAGAGCATTTCTTCGGGAGACACGGGGGCAAGAGCATTTTCATTGGCAGGTTCCTTCCAGGCATAAAGACGGTTATGCCGACTGTCGCAGCAGTTGCTGGGATGCATCCTTGGCGCTTCACGTGGATAAATATCGTCTCGTCTGTCATTTGGACGGCAGCACATCTCGTCCCCGGAATTTTGCTAGGGCGCGCCATCGATACAGGCATGCAAGCTCATCCCCATTTGCTGGAAATGCTGCTTGTGGTGGGCGCGGTGATAATGGCTAGTTGGTACGCAACGCGCTTGTTGGTGATCAGGTTTTTGCCTCTGGTAGTTGCTGCATATGATCAGTTCAAGGATCGAATTGGAAAATCCAGCCTGCCGCCAGCCCGGTTCATTGCCCGAATTCTGGTCAATGAACGAGGTGAACTGGTGCAGATGATGCTGGGCATTCCATTGCTAATCTATCTGTTCGGGTTCCTTGAGCTGCTCGTCGATCTGCTTTGGGATCCGGAGCTGGTCCGCTCGGATCTGGCAATCAGCAATTACATTCAGACCATCAGATCGGAGGTGGGGGATCGCATCATGGTCGCTATTACCATGCTTGGCGACGCAGCGGTTCTGACTCCGCTGGCCATTCTTCTGGTAGTTGGGGCTTTGGTGGCTGGCCGAAAGCGGCTGGCGGCAAGTCTGGCCATGATACTCGCAGGTGCAGCCGTCTTTGTTCCCTTGACGAAACTGCTCATTCACCGAGCCAGACCGATAGATCTTTATCAGGGTGCAGAACAATTCAGCTTTCCAAGCGGCCACGCGATGTTGTCGACGACAATCATCGGCATCTGCTTTCTGCTCATTGCGCACCTTTTCCAGGCGCGGATTAGACTCGGTCTTTATATAGTCGCTTCCGCGCTGATTAGCATGATCAGTTTTTCTCGCCTGTATCTGCAGGCACATTGGCCAAGTGACGTGATCGCGGGCACCTTTTTTGGGAGCGCACTGGTGTTGTTTGTCGCCATCATCCTGCACGGCAAGCGGATCGACAGGGTTTCTAATTATACAGGTACCGCATTCCTCTTTATCCTGCTTTTCGTCTTTCCCTACCATTTGGTGACAGGTTATGAGGCTGCCCTTCAAAAATACCAACCTGTGACCAAGACAGAAACAATCAGTACCGATAACTGGCTTCAGGCCCCATGGAGCAATGTGACGAGGGCACAGATTGGATTGGACGGGGAGCTCAAAAATCCAGTGCTGTTTCAAAGCAATATTGAACGCGCGTCTATTGAGGCAGTATTGCTTAAGGCCGGATGGCAAAGGGTGGAGCCCGCACCCTTCAACCAATGGCTCAATGAAATGCTACCTTGCCAAAACACTGTGTCGTCATCTCTTTCTCCACTTCTCTCGACCCACAACGGAAATTTTCCGATCGCTACCCTCATAAAGCCTTCCTCACAGCCAATCAAAGGAGGGCTCTGGGTGCTCCGCTTGTGGCAGAGCCCCTTGTCTGTGGGCACGGTTGGGAAAGCCCGGCGGGTTTTGGTGTCTACTCTGGAGCGTCAGACCCGTTCTCCCTTGCTTTTGGGTTTTTCTGTCGGAAAGCGCGCAATGCTTCAACCGGGAGAAGAGGCAGATCTGGGCCGCGACCTTGTTACGACGCTGGCGCGCGCTATTCCCAACGCAAAGGTAGCCGCGCAAGACGGACAATATGTCATTTCGATCCCGTGAACCTGGTAAAAAAAGCGAAGAGGGTCAAACCTTACAAATTTGTGATTATTTTGTGACGCGGTGCTCAAGCGGCGAACCTAATACTCTTGCTCAACGCAATAATTTCGAGTTTTAGGAGACAAACATGTCACAAATCGGTGAAACAAATCTTGGAGACTACCCGGCAAAACCGGCAGATCAACCGGACGGTGAGCCTGTTCCCATATCCGAAGGATCAGAAACGTCAAAACTGGATGAGCCTGTAAAAAGATGCAGAACAATCTTTATCTCCGATCTTCATTTGGGAACGCGGGCATTCCTGTTCCGAACTGCTGCTGGATTTTCTCAACACGCACGAGGCTGACACGATCTATCTGGTCGGCGATATCGTGGATACCTGGTATTCGATGGGCAGACGCTGGAAGGTCAATGACCATGCCGTCATTCAAAAGCTGCTGGAAAAATCCCGCCATGGTTGCCAACTCATCATGATTCCTGGAAATCACGATGCTTTGTTCCGTCTGTTCGATGGGGCTGACATCGGTCAGATTGAGATCAGGCAGGAAGACGAATATCAGACGGCAGATGGCAGTCGTTACCTGATAACCCATGGCGACCAGTGCGACACTTTCTGTGATCGCATACCGTTCCTCGCTGCGCTTGGTGCCCTGAGCGAAAGTGTCGCTCTGGCTCTCGACGACCTTCAGAAGGAGCTGTTGGCCCGTTTCGGTCGCACAAAATGGGGCGGGATCGACTGGACCATCCAGAAGGTCAAGAACATGACCCGAAAACATGATCAGTTCGAGCAGCGACTGGTTGCTCTGGCTGCCGATCGCGAGCTTGACGGCATCATTTGCGGCCACTTCCATTTGCCCTGCCCTGCGACCAATCGAGGGAAAGACCTATGCCAATTGCGGTGACTGGGTGGGAAGCAACACGGCCATTCTCGAACAGATGGATGGCAGTCTGAAACTCTGGACCGCGGCCCCGCATTTATCGGCATAGTGCACCAACCTCTCAACCAGAACCATGTCCCACATTCAGGGCATGATATTCAGGATGGATGAAATGACATCACCTTTCATGATCCTCATCGGCTTGCTTGCCGGCCTCTCACTCCTGTTCCAGCTGTCGACTTCATGGCTGGTCGCAAGGCGTTTCAAAACCCGCAGGCGACCAGACCCGAACACATCAAGACCCGGACTTGCCATCTTGCGTCCGGTCTGCGGGCTGGAACCAGAGCTATGGGAAACATTGTCTTCGAGCTTTTGCGGGCTGACGGCTGAGGATGAGGTCATCTTCTGTCTGGCGGACGAGACCGACCCGGCCATACCCATGGTTTGCGCGATCATGGATGCCCATGGCGCCATCCCGTCCCGACTGCTGATCGGAGACAGCGCCATTTCGGCGAACCCGAAACTGAACAATCTGCAAAAAGGCTGGCTGAAGGCACGTCATGACTGGATCGCGATGATCGACAGCAACGTCATGCTGTCGGACAATTATGCGCAAATTCTGTTTGATAGCTGGGACGAACAAACGGGGCTTGTCAGTTCGCCACCGCTGGGCGTCGAGGCAATCGGTTGGTGGGCGCGCATCGAGGGTGCCATTCTCAATTCCTATCAGGGGCGCTGTCAGCTTGCGTCTGACGAACTGGGGGCAGGGTTTGCTCAAGGCAAGCTTCTCTTCTGGCACAGGGATATTCTGGAATCCGCTGGTGGGATGACGGCTCTCGCACAAACAATCTGGCTGAAGATATCGCATCGACGAAGATCGTGCGTCAGGCCGGCATGAAGGTTACTCTCGTACATTTTCCCTTCGCCCAGCCATTGGGACAAAGGACATTCGGCGAAGTCTGGAAGCGGCAGGTTCGCTGGGCGCGCGTCAGGCGGGAAGGCTTCCCCCTGCTGTTCACGATGGAGCCGCTTTCCGGTCCGCTGCTGCCGGGCCTGTTTCTGGCCTTTATGCTGGTGCAGATGTCCATGCCCATTGTTTCGCCTCTGTTGATGCTGTTGTTCCTGATCGTCTGGTATGGGGCGGAAGCGTGGATGGTGCGCAAGGCTGGCTGGCCCTTTGCTTCGGGGGACATCTGGGTATGGGTGATGCGGGACATGCTTCTACCAGCCATATGGCTGTTATCTTTCTCCTCAAAGGGGTTCGACTGGCGCGGCAATGTCATCGATCCGAAGATGAGCACGGTAACCGCCCGAAAGTAGATCTCATGTTTGCATCATCAGAGGCCATCTTGTTGCATCTGCAAGGCAACGGCCTGCTTTTTCTCTTTCCCCTCGCGATCCTTGAAGGGCCGATCGTTTCGGTCCTTACCGGCTGGCTGGTGCATCTGGGCTTCATGGCGTTCGGCCTCAGCTTTTTGGTGCTTGTCGTGGCGGATCTGGTCGGCGACGTCGTGATCTACTATCTGGGTCAGCATTTCTATGGGCTGTTATCGGAAAGATGGAAGCGACGGCTTGGCCTGACTGAAGAGCGTATATCGAAAGCAGAAGAGCATTTCAGAAAACACGGCCGCATGACCCTTGTCATTGCCAAGATCACCCATTCCTTCGGCTTTGCCGCGCTGGCAATTGCAGGCATGACCAGAATGCCCATGTCCGTCTTTCTGCTCTACAACACCATTGCGACCATACCCAAGACACTGCTATTCTTGGCTATCGGCTACTTCGTGGGCAACAGTCATCTTCTGCTGGACAGTTGGATAGGGAAGGGATCCCTTACCATCTTCCTGCTGGGGAGCTTGCTGTTCGCCTTCATGTGGCTCAAAAAGAGGAGACATTCAAAATGAGCTTCCAACACAATACCGGACCTTTTGAAAGCAAGGTTTCATGCATCATCCCGACCTTCAATGAGGCTCCGCGGATCCTTGCCGTTCTCGACATCGTCCGCCGCCATCCGCAGATAAATGAAGTCATCGTCGTAGATGACGGCTCCACGGATGGCACCGCGTCAATCGTTGCCTCGGTTGCCGGTGTGCGCCTGTTCCGCATGCCCCGGAATGGCGGCAAGACAAAAGCCCTTGCCAAGGGTTTCGAAATGGCAACCGGCAGCCACATCCTGCTCGTTGATGCCGACCTCATCGGGCTGAATGGCGACGATCTGACAGCCTTGATAAATCCGGTCTTGACCGGCACCACAGACATTTCGATCAGCCTCCGGCGCAATGCACCCCGTCTCTGGCACTGGGTCGGGATCGATTATATTTCCGGCGAGCGCTGCATGAAGGCCTCCCTCGTTTCCCCCTATCTGGGCGAGCTTGAAAGCCTGCCAAAATTCGGCTTCGAGGTCTGGCTCAATGATCTGTGCATCATGCAGTCCGCTCGCATTTCGGTGGTTCTATGGGATGGTGTGGTCAGTCCTTCCAAGGTCAGCAAAATGGGTCGCCTGAAGGGCGTTCTTGCCGATTTCGGCATGATCGGAGATCTGTTCAGGAAGGAAACACCCTGGCAACTGGTCAAGCAGATCTGGAAGATGGAAAAACTGAAAACCGACCGCGCATTATGTCAACACATTATGACCGCACAGCTCCTTAGGGAGCTCGTTTAGCGAAAACCAGACAGCTCCAAAGAAACACAAGTTCATTCAATACAATCGGATCATCATTGCTCTAGTTGCTATCTCCCTTTTGATAGGTGGCTATCTCGCAATTCTACAATTGACCGGAAATTTCCATGCTGCCAAAGAGGGCTTGGTTTATCGATCTGCCCAGCCGTCCGGTGAAGACCTCGATAGCTACACCTCGGATTTGGGCCTTCGGTCCGTGATCAATCTTAGAGGTGCCAGCAGCTCGACATGGTATATAGAATAGGTTGAAGCGGCAGACCGGAATAAACTGCAATTGATCAACTTCCCGATGTCCGACAAGAAAGTTATGTCGAGTACCGACGTCAACCGTCTTGTAAGGCTCATGCAAGAAGCCCCCAAACCCATGCTAATTCACTGCAAAGCGGGAGCGGACCCGAAGTGGCCTCGCTGCTGCCTTGTATCTCGCTCGGGTTATGAGAGGTGGTCCCGGAAAATCGGACCATATGTTAAGGTGGATCGCCTGAGAAGAAAGACGATCCGAAATGACGAAGAGAAAACGCTATTCCGCCGATTTCAAAGCCAAGGTTGCGCTTGAAGCGATCCGGGAAGAATTGACGCTTTCCGAGCTGTCGAAGAAGTATGACGTGCACCCGAATATGATCAGCACCTGGAAGCGGGCCGCGATCGAGAATATGGCGACAGCTTTTTCGAAGGGCAAGGAAACAGAGAGCCAGGCCAGTGCCGAGGAAATCGTGAAGCTTCACGCCAAGATTGGCCAGTTGGTCGTGGAGCGGGATTTTTTATCACAAGCCTCTGTTCTACTGGGCGTGAATGGAGGCAAAAAGCGGTGATGCGGGATCATTCCAAGCTCAGTATCCGTCGCCAATGCAAGCTTTTGTCTCTGTCGCGGTCGGGTCTATATTATCAGCCGGTCGGCGAAAGTGCTGAGAATCTGCGGTTCATGGAAATCATTGATAAGCAGTTTCTGGAAACGCCTTGGTATGGTTCCCGGCAAATGGCCCGCTACATGAAACGACAGGGCTATAAATGCGGGCGTCATCGTGTTCGCCGTCTGATGCGATTGATGCGGCTGGTTCCAATCTACCGGGAACCCAATACCAGCAAGAAGCATCCCGCGCACAAGATCTGGCCATATCTGCTGAAGGATGTGTCAATCGAGCGGCCCAACCAAGTCTGGTGTGTCGACATCACCTATATCCCGATGCGTCGCGGCTTTCTATATCTGGTGGCAATCATGGACTGGTATAGCCGGAAGGTCTTGTCCTGGCGGCTTTCCAACAGCATGGAAGCCAGTTTCTGTGTTGATGCTCTGAAAGAGGCTTGGCCAAATATGGACCGCCGGAAATCATGAATAGCGATCAGGGATCCCAATTTACCAGTTCCGACTGGATCCAGACCCTGACCGATGCTGAGGTGAAAATTTCCATGGACGGTCGAGGGCGCTGGGTTGATAACCGTATGATTGAACGGCTCTGGCGATCCATCAAATACGAATGTATTTATCTCAATGCTTTCGAGACAGGATCAGAGGCGAGGATCGGTATCGCGAAATGGATTACCTATTACAATGCCGAGCGGCCTCATTCCAGCCATGGCATCTTGACCCCGAACGAGGCATATGACACCACACTAACCATCGAGAAAATTGCAGCCTGATGTGAAACTTGGATCCACCTTAAATTGGCTGCAATATGGTCCAAATTCCAGGACCACCTCTATGAATGTGCCCTCAGAGGAGGCCGAAACACAATTATCATTTCGATTTGGTCACATTGGCATCCCGTTCCTATCCGCGGCCTATGCCATGGACATCACATGGAAAGAACAGGAAAACATGATAATTTACAAAAACTTGCCAGATCAAAGAGCGATCCTGCAGGTGAAACCCAACACTTGAGATCGCCATAGACTTTACAAAATTGTAAGCGAATCCCAAGAGGTATGAATATTTGATCCCTAGATTACCAGCATCGAGAGACAGCAAGTTTCTCAAAATCTAGGGTCTGTTGACAAACTGACTGATCCAAAGCCTTGTTGATACGATATGAATGAAGCCCAGATAGCTTCTGGCCGTTTTATCGTATCGAGTTGCCAATCGTCTGGCATTCTTGAGCTTATTGAAACATCGCTCGATCTGGTTCCGCAGGGCATAGACAAACGGATCAAGGAAAGGCTGTTCCTTGCGATTTGATTGTCCTGGAATAACGGCAATTCCTCCCTTATCCCTCCACATCCTTCCTGATGGCATTTGCGTCATACCCCTTGTCAGCAATGAAGACCTTGGGGGTTGCCAAATTCTCATCTTGCAACAAATCATAGCCGGTATAATCGGAGCATTGCCCGGGCGATATCTCAGCCTTGACAGGCAAGCCATGGGCATTGGTGATCAGGTGAATTTTCGTCGTAAAGCCACCTTTTGAACGGCCAAAACCTTCTTTCAGAGTCCCCCTTTTGCGCCCGCTGCCTGATGATGGGCTCGGATGATAGTACTGTCGATCATTTGGACTTGGCTGGGGGCGGCCTCACTCTCATTCGGGGCTTCAAGGATAAACTCCCACAAGCCCGACAACGTCCAACGGCGGAATTGACGATAAACCGACGACCATTTGCCGAATTCATCTGGCAAGTCGCGCCACTGTGCTCCTGTCCGAGCAATCCAGAATATACCGTCCAGAACCAGCCGGTGGTCACTCGACGGGCGACCTCCCCGGCCTCGAATGGAATGAATGAAAGGTTCGAAAAACGCCCATTCAGCATCGCTCATCATCTACCGCGCCAAGATAGCCTCCTTGAAAGCTACCTTGAATCACATCTCCACTTATTTGCAAACCAGTTTGTCAACAGATCCTAGGAGTCAAAAATGAAGCAGAAATTGATCGTTACCTCAGTCCTCGCAACGATGTTCCTTGGTACAAGGGATGGCCTACGCCGCCGAGGGCGGTGCGTCTCAACCTAATCAGGAAGCGACCATCTTCCAGTCAGCAAAGATCACTTTTGATGATGCGGTGGGTATCGCCAAAAAGGAGCTTGCCGGAGCACTTTCAGAGGTCGGCTTTGATGTCGACCATGGGGTAGGCCTCTATACGGTCAAAGGTGTAGGTGCCGACGGAAAACTGGCATTTGTGAAAATCGACGCAAATTCCGGCAATATTCTCGCTAAGGGTGTATCTCCCTTCTTTTCCGGTGATGAAGACCACCACGAGAAAAAAGATGGTCACTGGGAAAACGAGCACGACGATGAACGGGATCAATTCGATGGTGAACACCGAGCACACCACCGTGATGATGAACGAAACAAAGATTAAATAGGTGCGCGATAGAGCTGATCCCAAGCATAGCAAGGCAGGTTTCGGGATCAGCTTTGTTCGCCTTAAAATAGCCTTTGAAGCACTTAGAATTTTAAGGCGACGGGTTTCCTAATTTTGTAAGCTGTGAACATGACAAGGCAGTGTTCGAACTCGGATTTTTACTCAAGGGCCTTCTCGCCTTCAGGGCCTTGGAACTTAGCCCTTCGATTAAAAACCAATAGAACCGTACTCGCAAGTTCCCACTTCTAAAGAAGATCAAAAAGGCCTTTCTTGAGATGCCCAGTTTACCATTTGAAAGATGGTCCGTGAACGGACGGACGCGAGGTAAACGATGGTGACAACGCAACCATCTTGGCACATTGATCTCGTTAAGTGGGTGCGTCCACCCCATCGCTTACGACGCGAGACAGATTGACACCGTTTGATCGATGTTCCAGAGATGGTTCTGCCTTTCATTTATTTGTTGGCGTACAAACAGCAAGAAGCCTTCTAATTCTTGGTAGTCTTCGTTGAGCCCTTCGTCGCATCATCTTGGAACTCCATTCTGTTCTGATCAACCCAAACGGTCTCTTCATCTGGCCTGATCTGGCCGAAGATCGGCTGCCGCCTCGATTGCTTAGGCTGCAATGGATCGGATTGGCTTTCTTCCCCTGTCGGCGAGCCGACATTCCTCGCGAAACAACAAAGCCACTCTTTTCCATCCTCCGCTGCGCTTCGGTCGCAAGGATGCGGCGGCAATCGTTTTAGGCCCTTTGATCGCCATCGAGACCGCATGGTGCGGGATCGGAAACAAATTGGAGATTTAAAATGGCTACCATCGGCACCTTCAAGAAGAACGGCACCAACGAATACACCGGCGAAATCATCACTCTCAGCGTCCAGGCAAAAGGCGTCCGCATCATCCCCGATACTCGCGCCACGGGTGACAATGCTCCAAGCCACCGGGTCCTTGTTGGCCGCGCAGAAATCGGTGCTGCCTGGTCTAAACGTTCCAGCGAAGGCCGTGACTATCTTGGCCTCAAACTGGATGACCCCAGCTTCACAGCTCCCATCTATGCCAACCTGTTTGATGACGAAGACGGCGAGAGCTACATCCTGATCTGGTCTCGTCCCAATGGACTCCGAGGCGAATGAAACCGCGAAGGCTCCGGCAAATGCCGGAGCCGATCTCTTTTTGTCTTGAGCCAGCTTTAATCTGAAGTCTTCACTTGGGAGATAAGTGTTGTGATATGTCCGATTAACCGCCGCCTTTACTCCAGATTTCGATGGAGAAGAACTGCTCCTTGCACCTTGGGCTCTTGTGGGTCTGGATAGAGCAAAATGGAAATAAGCCACCTAGGAAAGGTTCTGTCTCATGGTTCAATCAGATCGAATTATCCGCCTTAAAACTGTGCTCACAAGAAGCGGACTATCTCGCTCAACACTTTATCGCAAAATAGGAGAGGGCACATTTCCTGCCCAGATACGGATAAGTGTGCGTGGAGCTGGATGGCGGGAATCCGAGGTCAATCGCTGGATTGCCAATCCAGTGAACTGGAGGCCTGAGAGTGGTAGTTAGTTCTAAGATGATAAGTGGACTGAGGCTAGCCAGGCAGAGTTGCTGAACTTAGGTGTCCTCGACTTGCGCTTCGGGCAGCATCTCTCCTGTAAGAAACTGCTCCCAGTCTCTCAACACCTGTCGTCGCCTTTCAAGCATGTCTGAACGGCGATAGGCGCGTTCCACGTCGGATCCGACCTTGTGGGCTAGAGAGATCTCCGCAAGGTCTCGCTCATATCCACGCTCTGCAGTCCAGTCCCGAAAGCTTGATCTCAGACCGTGAGGAACCGCAGGGCGTTTTGAGCGAGGGTCAAGCCACCCCCGATTGCCAGCCTTCATTTCGCTTTCTTGCATCCGGCGCATCACCGAAGAGAGGGACATGTCAGAGAGCTTTCCCCCTTTGATAGAGAAGAAAACATAAGGGCAGTCTTCGTGTTCCGGAATGGACTTCAGTAATTCCTCTGCAACCTCAGACAGTGGCACACGATGTTCATTACCAGCCTTCATTCGTCCCGCAGGAATGGTCCACAAGGGGCCATCCGGAGCTTTCAGGTCCAGTTCATCCCAAGTTAGACCTCGAACTTCACCTGAGCGGGCGAGGGTCAGAGCCAGAAACTGCAGGGCCTTCGCCGCCATTCCATCTCTTTGAGACAAATTTCCCCACCAATCAGGAAGTTCTCCGAGGGCAACCGCCGGGTGGTTCTCGACCTTGGTGATTTTGGTGGGTTTTGGAAGAAGCTCTGCGAGATTGCCCTTCCATCGAGCAGGATTATCTCCTTCGCGATAGCCCGACACTGTCGCCCAAGACAGGACGCTCTCGATGCGACCTCGTAATCTGGTTGCTGTCTCTGTCTTGGTTTGCCAAATTGGTTCGAGTACTCGCAGGATGTCGCGCATGCCTATGGTCTGGACCTGCTTGTTCCCAAGAACCGGGATCGCGTAGGTCTCAAGGGTTGTGCGCCACTGCTTGCGATGCTTGTCGTTGGAGAATTCCTTTTCCTTGTGCTTGAGGTATCGGTTGACCGCTTGCTTGAAGGTGAGCGTCGCTTTGCGGGCCTGTTTGGCTGCAAGGGGATTGTCTCCTCTCAGCACAGCACGCTTATGCTCATAGGCCTTGTCTCTGGCTTCAGCGAGTTTGACAAAACTAGAGCTTCCCAATCCAAGTTCATGTTTGCGGCCATCGATTGTAAGGCGCTGGATCCAGAATTTACTACCACCAGGATCAACTCGCAAAAACAGTCCAAACCCGGATCGGTCATGATACTTGCCCGGTTCCTTAACACTGCGAACAAACGCTGTGGTCAGTCTGCCATGTGCCATTCTTTTCCCCCTAAAATTCCCCCCAGGAAACTCGGATTCAGTGGGATTTTGTGAAATTATATCAGAAAGAAAAAGAAAAATAAATAAGTTAAAACAATGAGATATGAGCTTGTGTGGGACGTGGTGGCATGCCTATAACTCGGCCTGTCTCTCCGCCATTTTCCAAGCGATAAATTGGAATTTATATAGTAAATTCAATCGCTTGATGCGAGGTTTCCCGCAAGATCCGCCAAATTTGCTACACAAACCTATGCAAAGGTCTATGGCCCTTTACACGGTTTTCTTCAATTTTTTCATGTTGAGTGGAGCTGACAGAACGCTTCAATCTGCAAAGGATGCATTCAAACCAAGTAGCTCGGCGTTGGTCGATTTACGCGAATTGCAACGAGCGATTTTGTGCCTGCTTCACGCAGGTCTGTTGCGGGCGGTGAGCCGCCATTTCCAGTAGGCGCGAGATCTCCGGTGCCGCAGGCTAAAGCAGACATTGAAGACAATCCTATTCAACAGGGAAGAAGCAGCCTTCAGGCTCGCGCTTACTGAGATGCTCAAGGTAAGATGAAATTCATAAATGAATTCAGAGCATAAAGGTATGCTCTTTTTATTGCCTAATCATTTTAATGCAAAGCTCTAGATTATGGGATGACGGCGCTCACGGTACGCATTTTCTGGCCATCCAACTGAATCTCAACTTGGAATTGATCCTTGCGAGGATGAACAGCAAGTTTGACTTTTCGGTGTTTCTGTGTGCGGAGAGTGCCCCCCAATTTGTCAACGCTTGCCTGGCTTGGCAATTTCCCGATGGAGAAAATAAAGTGACCAACAACAAAAACGAAGCTGGTATCTTTGAACGTGGGCCTGAAAACACTGCCTATGCGCAGTATTTCGTGGGGCAGAGCTATTTGAATATCCTATCCAAGGAAGGGGTGTTCATCGGCAATGTCACCTTTGAACCGGGATGCCGCAACAATTGGCACATTCATAAGGCCGATAAGGGCGGCGGTCAGATCCTTTTGTGCACCTCCGGCGGGGGCTGGTATCAGGAAGCAGGCAAGCCCGCCCAAGCCTTGAAAGCCGGTGATGTGGTCAAAATCCCTGCGGGTGTCAAGCACTGGCACGGTGCAGCGAAAGACAGCTGGTTTGCTCATCTCGCTATTGAAGTGCCCGGCGAAAACACCTCCAACGAATGGTTGGAGCCCGTTTCCGATGAAGACTATCTTGCACTGGACTGAGAGCTGTGCAGGCCAGCGAGCTGGCCAAATGGATTTCATTTCTCAAAATTAGGACTATCGACATGAAAGACGTAACCGTAGTTGTCGGTGCCGGAGGCATCGGCCAAGCTATTGCGCGTCGTGTCAGTCACGACCGCCAGATTTTGGTGGCGAACCATACACAAAAATCCGCTGATGCTGCTGCCAAGGTTCTTGAGTTTGCTGGGTTTGATGTGACGGTCATGGAGGCCGACATCTCGGACCGAGTGGCGGTTCAGGCTGTTGTCGCAAAAGCGCAGGAACTGGGATCGATCAAGGCCCTGGTTCAAGCGGCTGGCGTGTCGCCATCGCAAGCGCCCATTGAGCAGATTCTCAAAGTTGACCTATATGGCACGGCAATCCTGCTGGAAGAATTCGGCAAGGTGATCGCACCGGGCGGGGCTGGTGTCGTGATCTCTTCCCAGTCGGGTTAT comes from uncultured Cohaesibacter sp. and encodes:
- a CDS encoding cupin domain-containing protein — encoded protein: MNSKFDFSVFLCAESAPQFVNACLAWQFPDGENKVTNNKNEAGIFERGPENTAYAQYFVGQSYLNILSKEGVFIGNVTFEPGCRNNWHIHKADKGGGQILLCTSGGGWYQEAGKPAQALKAGDVVKIPAGVKHWHGAAKDSWFAHLAIEVPGENTSNEWLEPVSDEDYLALD
- a CDS encoding integrase arm-type DNA-binding domain-containing protein; this encodes MAHGRLTTAFVRSVKEPGKYHDRSGFGLFLRVDPGGSKFWIQRLTIDGRKHELGLGSSSFVKLAEARDKAYEHKRAVLRGDNPLAAKQARKATLTFKQAVNRYLKHKEKEFSNDKHRKQWRTTLETYAIPVLGNKQVQTIGMRDILRVLEPIWQTKTETATRLRGRIESVLSWATVSGYREGDNPARWKGNLAELLPKPTKITKVENHPAVALGELPDWWGNLSQRDGMAAKALQFLALTLARSGEVRGLTWDELDLKAPDGPLWTIPAGRMKAGNEHRVPLSEVAEELLKSIPEHEDCPYVFFSIKGGKLSDMSLSSVMRRMQESEMKAGNRGWLDPRSKRPAVPHGLRSSFRDWTAERGYERDLAEISLAHKVGSDVERAYRRSDMLERRRQVLRDWEQFLTGEMLPEAQVEDT